One stretch of Planctomycetia bacterium DNA includes these proteins:
- a CDS encoding dihydropteroate synthase produces the protein MVLGPLEFRRVTALQPHIHFVTGRLAEHSLRQVLERLAPRVGFAFSVQVLNITVAALMTTPWIARRLAVPAEADRVIIPGGCQGPLDVFAAATPLPVDRGPEDLRRLDEFFGQQSRDLADYGRHDIEIIAEINHAPRLAAADLLAEARRLAADGADRIDVGCDPGAVWAGVGDAVRMLVAEGFRVSIDSFEPREIAAATRAGASLVLSVNSTNVAAAPDWGCAVVVVPDVPATLEGFDDTFDRLRAAGVACRLDPVLEPIGFGFAASLGRYLDVRRRHPDAEMMMGIGNLTELTDVDSAGVNALLIGFCQETGIRSVLTTQVIHWARSSVRECALARALAWHAVTHRTLPKHVEPRLVTLRSGAPQAHGDAVLDGLAAAIRDPNFRIFAERGEIHLVGAGLHLHARDPFALFEQLGAAGRTDVDPSHAFYLGYEMAKAVTAITLAKDYRQDQALDWGHLTQPEIAHGPSRAAAAVAGARPAEEPR, from the coding sequence ATGGTCCTCGGACCGCTGGAATTCCGCCGCGTGACCGCCCTCCAACCGCACATCCATTTCGTCACCGGCCGCCTCGCCGAGCACTCGCTGCGGCAGGTGCTCGAGCGGCTCGCCCCGCGGGTCGGCTTCGCCTTCAGCGTGCAGGTGCTCAACATCACCGTGGCGGCGCTGATGACGACACCCTGGATCGCCCGCCGCCTCGCCGTGCCGGCTGAGGCCGACCGGGTGATCATCCCCGGCGGCTGCCAGGGGCCCCTCGACGTCTTCGCCGCCGCGACGCCGCTGCCGGTGGACCGCGGCCCCGAGGATCTGCGCCGGCTCGACGAGTTCTTCGGCCAGCAGTCCCGCGACCTCGCCGACTACGGCCGCCACGACATCGAGATCATCGCCGAGATCAACCACGCCCCGCGGCTCGCGGCCGCCGACCTGCTCGCCGAGGCCCGCCGGCTGGCCGCCGACGGCGCCGACCGGATCGACGTCGGCTGCGACCCGGGCGCGGTCTGGGCGGGCGTCGGCGACGCGGTGCGGATGCTCGTCGCCGAGGGTTTTCGGGTTTCGATCGACAGCTTCGAGCCGCGCGAGATCGCCGCCGCCACCCGGGCCGGGGCGAGCCTCGTGCTCTCGGTCAACTCCACGAACGTCGCCGCCGCCCCCGACTGGGGCTGCGCGGTGGTGGTCGTGCCCGACGTGCCCGCCACGCTCGAGGGCTTCGACGACACGTTCGACAGGCTTCGCGCCGCCGGTGTCGCCTGCCGGCTCGATCCCGTCCTCGAGCCGATCGGCTTCGGGTTCGCGGCCAGCCTCGGCCGCTACCTCGATGTCCGGCGCCGCCATCCCGACGCCGAGATGATGATGGGCATCGGCAACCTCACCGAGCTTACCGACGTCGATTCCGCCGGCGTCAACGCCCTGCTCATCGGCTTCTGCCAGGAGACCGGCATCCGCTCCGTGCTCACCACGCAGGTGATCCACTGGGCGCGAAGCAGCGTCCGCGAATGCGCCCTCGCCCGGGCCCTCGCCTGGCACGCCGTCACGCATCGCACGCTCCCCAAGCACGTCGAGCCGCGGCTGGTGACCCTGCGGTCGGGCGCGCCGCAGGCCCACGGCGACGCGGTGCTCGACGGCCTCGCGGCCGCGATCCGCGACCCGAACTTTCGGATCTTCGCCGAGCGCGGCGAGATCCACCTCGTGGGCGCGGGGCTGCATCTCCACGCCCGCGATCCGTTCGCGCTGTTCGAGCAACTCGGGGCCGCCGGCCGCACCGACGTCGACCCGTCGCACGCCTTCTATCTTGGCTACGAGATGGCGAAGGCCGTGACGGCGATCACGCTGGCCAAGGACTACCGCCAGGACCAGGCGCTCGACTGGGGGCATCTGACGCAGCCCGAGATCGCCCACGGCCCGTCCCGCGCCGCGGCGGCCGTCGCCGGGGCCCGCCCCGCCGAGGAGCCGCGATGA